The following coding sequences are from one Novosphingobium sp. KACC 22771 window:
- a CDS encoding response regulator: MGVMQNLSAMGMNVGGMDVGSTGLRILLVEDDRMARLVLSDQLVQLGHRVETAENGAQAYTMLREEARRADMVITDRFMPVLDGLGLTRRLRRERATEHLPIVMLTGAGDAASVAEGLEAGVMQYLTKPVEPNLLFQVLEMARRQIVGRQKLSSTISAHQAGFANIQRVDFHLRHMGEVGPVASLLASLAPNSEKLLPGLRELLANAVEHGLYRLGGAAKQQFMLSGQLDDELARRAKDPAYPGHVEAAAQRIDGGLRYAVRDPGAGFAWRNFLRPDPSRGLGESGRGLMRANLIFNEIHFHGNGNLVTAVARTEASRIW; this comes from the coding sequence ATGGGTGTGATGCAAAACCTGTCCGCCATGGGCATGAACGTGGGGGGCATGGACGTGGGCTCAACCGGGCTGCGGATCCTGCTGGTCGAAGATGACCGTATGGCGCGGCTGGTCCTAAGCGATCAGTTGGTGCAATTGGGCCATCGCGTCGAAACGGCGGAAAACGGTGCGCAGGCCTATACGATGCTGCGCGAAGAGGCACGGCGGGCCGATATGGTCATCACCGACAGGTTCATGCCCGTGCTCGACGGTTTGGGACTGACGCGCCGTTTGCGCCGCGAACGGGCCACCGAGCATTTGCCCATCGTCATGCTGACGGGGGCGGGCGATGCGGCCAGCGTGGCCGAGGGGCTTGAGGCCGGGGTCATGCAATATCTGACCAAGCCGGTTGAGCCCAATTTGCTGTTTCAGGTGCTGGAAATGGCGCGCCGCCAGATCGTGGGCCGGCAAAAGCTCTCCAGCACAATCAGCGCCCATCAGGCCGGTTTTGCCAATATCCAGCGCGTCGATTTCCATCTGCGCCATATGGGCGAGGTGGGGCCTGTCGCCAGCCTGCTGGCCAGCCTTGCGCCCAACAGCGAAAAGCTGCTCCCGGGGCTGCGCGAATTGCTGGCCAATGCGGTTGAACATGGGCTTTACCGGCTGGGCGGGGCGGCCAAACAACAGTTTATGCTGTCGGGCCAGCTTGACGATGAATTGGCCAGAAGGGCCAAGGATCCGGCCTATCCGGGCCATGTCGAGGCGGCCGCCCAGCGGATTGACGGCGGTTTGCGCTATGCGGTCCGCGATCCGGGCGCGGGGTTTGCTTGGCGCAATTTCCTGCGCCCCGATCCGTCGCGCGGGCTGGGTGAAAGCGGGCGCGGGTTGATGCGCGCCAATCTGATTTTCAACGAGATTCATTTTCATGGGAACGGCAATTTGGTGACCGCGGTCGCCAGGACCGAGGCTTCCCGCATATGGTGA